In one window of Oscillospiraceae bacterium DNA:
- a CDS encoding S-layer homology domain-containing protein — translation MKKDFEARGEKRAGRLRRRAAALLAACVMLLSLLPAGVWAVEGEEGAEELGAGLTDGVYTVPLHFYDGQFSIGERKLGANGTARVQFNRRALVRKNGDEYEVTLLYNSYSAYDFIQIVKPEKLAEVKALLAAENAPYPNFQYFPTGAFNCPAYILESLREGGSLYEKIYILPGFDEYYRTDVANTWADEALDTGYLSFTVPNLTDEVLIKAYSRLLSENAASGVECAPYALIMCFEPGSALRLPEALVPEAGTHTLGWAWTNVRRGRLTAFTGTVAVSATSIVPMPDIFEGAVAVTAAEDGALMAVFTLKAPAGPENTVLTIEKAVDRGDFETVKTASGIGAYWCEAYNTTFETIYAAAGAESDTLTLTYEDLAFGVYLRVLTEANNNAAQPTRTEYLHGWLRLDPVQAVPLELRDEGSGVTLSCLSTDIPGSSVFAAPARTEYAGVRHVLPDRFSGYTAFARVGADGPHYAFYAMSLTSGGNPVSPQQEVTLRFPIPDGWAANRVTLYRFGGSSGTNNPKFTLDAAAGAVTVVTREWKDLNADYLLLEKGMPDDLPAVLTEDGLYRARVFSKNANQDDVSMSAFVIRDNIGYIEVKGGQKTLYLTLQSTSVMGLPGWLRRMFYYGTAAPAEAEYLAYHATETGSLKVDVIAELFGDVYDICYPKRMAVPLGEMTENGYYRVALNIPMMDGMSGSISDGTRISAEALWMIHDVQRVEGDNPLAGYDRTVIRAQLDRASRLLRDPALTGAAKAALGGAVAAAWAVYDAAAPTSADIKAAADTLAEAVAQAALTSEPPAVLTLDGALEAARALLTGGDGYLETSYRALEQAVTAAETAATGNLTEEETAAQVAALETAQAALAATDDLAVAFADGDYSLADKTALWHYSMNQASMGHPAVDHGASHLVVEDGKAYVHLFFGPMVFAGTSGYLAEIARFSERYIDAEGNLDVNRSTLVPAAVHAVYEGVTDDYGPTKKDDPDRGVWYPKEISLEVVPGEEYTYVYVTVPVMGDSADQPARLRIDWSGFALGEALDMAALEAALDAARGVRAADCTAASYAALTAGIAAAEALWTQLGVTQAMVDARAAALDASRAALRPALTPEPPETLADGVYEVPYTIQNAFLNQPSMAAEAVDGPATVIVADGRATYLLTFKARVTEGGLRGHLLTLWNIPGAELPTGAPADYEKDEYKAAVVQMTEDEGLNGRTDYPKVFAITRDTAGEPYFYVRVDVDAMGESRQAAKIVLDWDEARPTVLPDENGDTPITGGGKTQTPTAPADGTYRVSVALWHQQAAQASMGNDAFTGQGLLTVSGGAYRLQAVTGPVNNSGYSSALTDVQYDIGGGWRDARTVETGRHTTTMKFDGVAHELTYLSIFEIDLKNTTDVYVPVRLKVPYTPMDEVTTDGWMYARLRIDWSTLSRNTNDETVLTPETPLVASAVAVGLTDAATGIRLKAAEGVLPAEAALGVAAVTSGTEYTRASSVLADTAARFVLYDIAVRADGAEVQPEGAITVHIPLPDGFDGRRAALYRINDDGTATLVRGTALDGIYTAPLTRLGLYALAEGLQAVPSPVDAFADAAEHWAYEYIRYVVEKSLFYGVGANTFAPDRPMTRAMFVTVLGRLAGADQAAYADSPFDDVAEGRWYAPYVAWARDKGIVDGVGEDRFAPDRAVTRQEMTTILYRYTRFASVTLPSETAETFADVADIGAWAREGVQALTEAGLIRGAGEGRFDPQRTATRAEAAALLARLSVHIGS, via the coding sequence ATGAAGAAGGATTTCGAGGCCCGCGGCGAGAAAAGGGCGGGGCGTTTGAGGCGCAGGGCGGCAGCCCTGCTTGCCGCATGCGTCATGTTGCTGTCCCTGTTACCGGCAGGCGTGTGGGCGGTTGAAGGAGAGGAAGGGGCGGAGGAGCTCGGTGCAGGATTGACGGACGGCGTATATACCGTGCCGTTGCATTTCTATGACGGTCAGTTCAGCATCGGGGAGAGAAAACTTGGTGCGAATGGAACGGCCCGTGTCCAGTTCAACAGACGCGCGCTGGTACGAAAAAACGGGGACGAATATGAGGTGACGCTGCTTTATAACTCTTACAGTGCCTACGACTTCATCCAGATTGTGAAGCCGGAGAAATTGGCGGAGGTGAAGGCGCTGCTGGCGGCGGAGAATGCCCCATATCCGAATTTCCAATATTTCCCGACCGGCGCGTTCAACTGCCCGGCGTACATCTTAGAGAGTTTGCGCGAGGGCGGAAGCCTGTACGAGAAAATATACATCCTACCCGGTTTCGACGAATACTACCGCACAGACGTGGCAAACACGTGGGCGGATGAAGCCCTCGATACGGGCTATCTCTCGTTCACGGTACCCAATTTGACGGATGAGGTGCTGATCAAAGCATATTCGCGCCTGTTGTCGGAGAACGCGGCATCCGGCGTCGAGTGCGCGCCTTATGCCCTGATCATGTGTTTTGAGCCGGGTTCGGCCCTTCGGCTGCCGGAGGCGCTTGTCCCGGAAGCCGGTACACACACCCTTGGATGGGCGTGGACGAACGTCAGACGGGGAAGACTCACGGCATTCACTGGGACTGTAGCCGTCAGCGCCACCTCAATCGTGCCGATGCCGGACATTTTTGAGGGTGCAGTAGCGGTTACCGCGGCGGAGGACGGGGCCCTGATGGCGGTCTTCACGCTGAAGGCCCCCGCGGGGCCTGAGAATACGGTGCTGACCATCGAAAAAGCTGTAGACCGGGGCGATTTCGAGACGGTCAAGACGGCCTCAGGCATCGGAGCTTATTGGTGCGAAGCGTACAACACCACCTTTGAGACGATATACGCCGCCGCAGGCGCGGAGAGCGACACACTCACCCTCACGTATGAGGACTTGGCATTCGGCGTCTATCTCCGCGTACTGACGGAGGCGAACAACAATGCGGCCCAACCGACGCGCACGGAGTATCTGCACGGGTGGCTCCGGCTTGACCCGGTGCAGGCTGTGCCGCTGGAGCTGCGCGACGAGGGGAGCGGGGTGACGCTGTCCTGCCTGTCGACCGACATCCCGGGCAGCAGCGTGTTCGCGGCGCCGGCGCGCACGGAGTACGCCGGTGTGCGCCACGTACTGCCGGACCGGTTCAGCGGATACACCGCGTTCGCGAGAGTGGGGGCGGACGGGCCTCACTATGCCTTCTACGCCATGTCGCTCACGAGCGGAGGGAACCCCGTGTCGCCCCAGCAGGAGGTGACGCTGCGCTTCCCGATCCCCGACGGGTGGGCGGCGAACCGCGTGACGCTCTACCGCTTCGGCGGCAGCAGTGGCACTAACAACCCCAAATTCACTTTGGACGCAGCGGCCGGCGCGGTGACTGTCGTCACGCGGGAATGGAAAGATTTAAACGCCGATTACCTGCTGCTTGAGAAGGGGATGCCGGACGACCTGCCGGCGGTGCTCACGGAGGACGGCCTCTACCGCGCGCGGGTGTTCAGCAAAAACGCGAATCAGGACGACGTCTCGATGAGCGCCTTTGTCATCCGGGACAACATCGGCTACATCGAGGTGAAGGGCGGCCAAAAAACATTGTATCTCACGCTGCAGTCCACCTCTGTCATGGGCCTGCCCGGGTGGCTGCGCCGGATGTTTTATTATGGTACCGCCGCGCCGGCGGAGGCGGAATACCTCGCGTACCACGCGACTGAGACAGGCAGTCTGAAAGTCGACGTCATTGCGGAACTCTTCGGCGACGTATACGACATCTGCTACCCCAAACGGATGGCGGTGCCCCTGGGGGAGATGACGGAAAATGGGTACTACCGCGTCGCCCTGAACATCCCGATGATGGACGGAATGTCCGGTTCGATCAGCGACGGGACCCGGATTTCCGCCGAGGCGCTGTGGATGATCCACGACGTGCAGCGGGTCGAGGGAGACAACCCGCTTGCCGGGTACGACAGAACCGTCATCCGCGCACAGCTCGACCGGGCCAGCCGGCTGCTGCGGGACCCCGCGCTGACCGGCGCCGCCAAGGCCGCGCTCGGCGGGGCTGTGGCGGCGGCTTGGGCGGTCTACGACGCGGCCGCGCCCACGTCTGCGGACATCAAAGCCGCCGCCGACACGCTGGCGGAGGCGGTCGCGCAGGCGGCTCTCACGTCGGAACCGCCTGCGGTTTTGACGCTGGATGGCGCGCTCGAAGCGGCCCGAGCCCTGCTGACAGGCGGCGACGGGTACCTTGAGACGTCGTACCGGGCGTTGGAACAGGCTGTGACGGCGGCGGAGACCGCCGCGACCGGGAATTTGACCGAAGAAGAGACCGCGGCGCAGGTCGCGGCGCTTGAGACCGCGCAGGCCGCGCTCGCGGCGACGGACGACCTGGCCGTCGCGTTTGCGGACGGCGACTACAGTCTCGCGGACAAGACGGCGCTCTGGCACTACAGCATGAATCAGGCGTCTATGGGGCACCCAGCCGTCGATCACGGGGCGTCCCACCTGGTGGTCGAGGACGGCAAAGCTTATGTGCACCTGTTCTTTGGGCCGATGGTGTTCGCAGGTACGAGCGGATATCTGGCGGAGATCGCCCGGTTTTCGGAGCGGTACATCGACGCCGAAGGCAACCTCGACGTCAACCGGTCCACACTTGTCCCCGCCGCCGTACACGCGGTGTACGAGGGCGTGACGGACGACTACGGCCCGACCAAAAAGGACGACCCGGACAGAGGCGTCTGGTACCCGAAGGAGATCAGCCTGGAGGTCGTGCCCGGAGAGGAATACACATATGTTTATGTGACGGTCCCGGTCATGGGCGACTCCGCAGACCAGCCCGCGCGTCTGCGGATCGACTGGAGCGGGTTTGCCCTGGGCGAGGCGCTTGACATGGCGGCGCTTGAGGCCGCGCTCGACGCGGCCCGCGGTGTGCGTGCCGCCGACTGTACCGCGGCCTCCTACGCCGCACTGACGGCGGGCATTGCGGCGGCTGAGGCGCTCTGGACCCAGCTTGGTGTGACGCAGGCCATGGTGGACGCCCGGGCCGCCGCGCTGGACGCGTCCCGCGCGGCCCTGCGCCCGGCTCTCACGCCGGAGCCGCCGGAGACCCTGGCCGACGGCGTCTATGAAGTGCCTTATACGATCCAAAACGCCTTCCTGAACCAGCCCTCGATGGCGGCCGAGGCCGTGGACGGCCCGGCGACGGTGATCGTCGCCGACGGGCGCGCCACCTATCTGCTGACGTTCAAGGCCCGTGTGACAGAGGGCGGTCTTCGCGGCCACCTGCTGACGCTCTGGAACATCCCCGGCGCCGAACTGCCCACGGGGGCGCCCGCGGACTACGAAAAAGACGAATACAAAGCCGCCGTCGTACAGATGACCGAGGACGAGGGACTAAACGGCCGTACGGACTACCCCAAAGTGTTTGCCATCACGCGCGACACCGCCGGCGAGCCGTACTTCTATGTCCGCGTGGACGTGGACGCGATGGGCGAGAGCCGCCAGGCCGCCAAGATCGTCCTCGACTGGGATGAGGCGCGCCCGACCGTCCTCCCGGACGAGAACGGAGACACACCCATTACGGGCGGCGGCAAGACGCAGACCCCGACGGCGCCCGCGGACGGGACCTACCGCGTGTCGGTGGCCCTTTGGCATCAACAGGCCGCGCAGGCGTCGATGGGCAACGATGCGTTCACGGGGCAGGGCCTCCTGACCGTGTCGGGCGGCGCCTACCGGCTCCAGGCGGTCACAGGCCCGGTCAACAACAGCGGCTACAGTTCCGCCCTCACGGACGTGCAGTACGACATCGGCGGCGGTTGGCGCGACGCACGCACGGTCGAAACCGGCCGTCACACGACGACGATGAAATTCGACGGCGTGGCCCACGAGCTCACCTATCTCAGCATCTTTGAGATCGACCTGAAAAACACGACGGACGTCTATGTCCCCGTCCGGCTGAAGGTGCCCTACACCCCGATGGACGAGGTGACGACGGACGGCTGGATGTATGCCCGGCTGCGGATCGACTGGAGTACGTTGAGCCGGAACACGAACGACGAGACCGTGCTGACGCCTGAGACGCCGCTCGTGGCGTCCGCCGTCGCCGTTGGTTTGACCGACGCGGCGACGGGGATCCGCCTGAAAGCGGCGGAGGGCGTGCTGCCGGCGGAGGCCGCGCTTGGTGTTGCGGCGGTCACATCTGGCACCGAGTACACGCGGGCTTCGAGCGTGCTCGCCGACACCGCGGCGCGCTTTGTCCTCTACGACATCGCCGTGCGCGCCGACGGCGCCGAGGTGCAGCCGGAGGGTGCGATCACCGTGCACATCCCGCTTCCGGACGGCTTTGACGGGCGCCGGGCCGCGCTCTACCGCATCAACGACGACGGCACCGCCACACTGGTTCGGGGCACTGCCCTGGACGGCATCTACACGGCGCCGCTCACGCGCCTCGGCCTCTATGCGCTCGCCGAAGGCCTTCAGGCCGTGCCCTCCCCCGTGGACGCGTTCGCGGACGCGGCGGAACACTGGGCCTACGAGTACATCCGGTACGTGGTGGAAAAATCGCTGTTTTATGGCGTCGGCGCGAACACCTTCGCGCCAGACCGCCCGATGACCCGCGCGATGTTTGTGACGGTGCTCGGCCGGCTCGCGGGCGCAGACCAGGCAGCCTACGCGGACAGCCCGTTTGACGATGTCGCGGAGGGCCGGTGGTATGCGCCCTATGTGGCGTGGGCCCGCGACAAAGGGATCGTCGACGGGGTGGGGGAAGACCGTTTCGCACCCGACCGCGCGGTTACGCGTCAGGAAATGACGACGATTCTGTACCGCTACACTCGTTTCGCGAGCGTCACGCTCCCGTCCGAGACCGCGGAGACCTTTGCGGACGTCGCGGACATCGGCGCGTGGGCGCGGGAAGGGGTGCAAGCCCTCACGGAGGCGGGGCTCATCCGGGGCGCCGGCGAGGGCCGTTTTGACCCCCAGCGCACCGCCACCCGCGCCGAAGCCGCCGCCCTCCTGGCCCGCCTCAGCGTCCACATCGGCTCATAA
- a CDS encoding aminopeptidase produces the protein MSETSKSPRREALFYQPKNGFDTLEDGQWDRVRALGEDYKQFLTVGKTERLSAAEAVRRAEARGFSAYRRGLAVRPGDRFYQVNRDKAVTLIIAGRRGLDEGVRLVAAHIDAPRLDVKPRPLYEDSETALLKTHYYGGIKKYQWVALPLELHGVVVKTDGAVVPVSIGAAPDDPVFTITDLLPHLAGEQMKKNLREAITGEGLNVLVGTRPDAETGEGRVKLAVLELLHRRYGVTEADFLSAELSLVPALPVRDVGLDASLIGGYGHDDRVCGFVALRALLDLEGAPEHTAVCLLADKEEIGSEGVTGMRSAAFDTLMTDLCAGQGVPLGACFASSFCLSADVCNAFDPNYPEVSDKTNAHRLNYGLGLMKYTGVRGKAGSSDASAETVGRLRGLLERDGIRYQFGELGKVDQGGGGTVAVYMAQRDIEVVDAGVPVLSMHSPFEIISKLDLFETYRAALTVYMN, from the coding sequence ATGTCTGAGACAAGCAAGAGTCCGCGCCGCGAGGCGCTGTTTTATCAGCCAAAGAACGGTTTCGACACATTGGAGGACGGCCAGTGGGACCGCGTGCGGGCGCTGGGGGAGGATTACAAACAATTTCTGACGGTGGGGAAAACCGAGCGGCTGTCGGCTGCGGAGGCGGTGCGCCGCGCCGAGGCGCGGGGCTTTTCCGCCTACCGGCGGGGGCTCGCCGTGCGCCCCGGCGACAGATTCTACCAGGTCAACCGGGACAAGGCGGTCACGCTGATCATCGCGGGCCGGCGCGGGTTGGACGAGGGCGTGCGTCTCGTGGCCGCGCACATCGACGCGCCGCGGCTGGATGTGAAGCCCCGCCCCCTCTACGAGGACAGCGAAACGGCCCTGCTGAAGACCCACTACTACGGCGGTATCAAGAAGTATCAGTGGGTGGCGCTGCCGCTGGAACTGCACGGCGTCGTCGTCAAGACGGACGGCGCCGTGGTGCCGGTGTCCATCGGCGCCGCGCCGGACGACCCTGTCTTCACGATCACCGACCTGCTGCCTCATCTGGCCGGGGAGCAGATGAAAAAGAACCTCCGGGAGGCCATCACCGGCGAGGGTCTCAATGTGCTCGTCGGCACGCGCCCGGACGCCGAGACCGGGGAGGGGCGCGTCAAACTCGCGGTGTTGGAGCTGCTCCACCGCCGATACGGCGTCACAGAGGCGGATTTTCTTTCCGCGGAGCTCTCCCTCGTGCCCGCACTGCCCGTCCGCGACGTGGGACTGGACGCCTCGCTGATCGGCGGGTACGGGCACGACGACCGCGTGTGCGGTTTCGTCGCGTTGCGCGCGCTGCTGGACCTTGAGGGCGCCCCGGAACACACGGCGGTCTGCCTGCTGGCCGACAAAGAGGAGATCGGCTCGGAGGGCGTGACCGGGATGCGCAGCGCCGCTTTCGACACCCTGATGACCGACCTGTGCGCCGGGCAGGGCGTACCGCTCGGGGCGTGCTTCGCGTCCTCGTTCTGTCTGTCGGCCGACGTTTGCAACGCGTTTGACCCCAACTACCCGGAGGTGTCGGATAAGACCAACGCCCACCGGCTGAACTACGGGCTCGGTCTCATGAAATACACGGGCGTGCGCGGCAAAGCCGGATCCTCCGACGCCTCGGCGGAGACCGTCGGCCGGCTGCGCGGCCTGCTGGAGCGCGACGGCATCCGTTACCAGTTCGGCGAGCTGGGCAAGGTGGATCAGGGCGGCGGCGGCACGGTGGCCGTCTATATGGCGCAGCGCGACATCGAAGTTGTGGACGCCGGCGTGCCGGTGCTCTCGATGCACAGCCCGTTCGAGATCATCTCCAAACTGGACCTCTTCGAAACCTACCGCGCCGCTTTGACGGTGTATATGAATTAA
- a CDS encoding ABC transporter substrate-binding protein, which yields MTKYTRGREAMLSVICSLLSVALGLMLLPGCVDQHPAVTPDTDRAVPLSPAVVLTPTASDTAFAEISPDIAPSDTPAYRLVATSRAAVELCDRLGLTLVGRPALEGLPARYADVAETGTSMAPDLETIRLLRPTEIIGPDTLAGDLAPGYENAGLPATFLNLRSVAGLYESAVYLGKKYGQADRAQAMVTEYESSLADLAAAKGDRAGPTVLILMGLPGAYVSCTPHSYAGSLVEMGGGVNVVTDPADSFVSWNTEALLALDPDIILRTAHALPDQVAEMFAKEFSENEIWRHFRAVREGRVYDLDSEVFGMSANFRWPEAVARMQALFYGAEAP from the coding sequence ATGACAAAATACACACGCGGGCGCGAGGCCATGTTATCTGTTATCTGTTCATTGTTGTCTGTGGCGCTGGGGCTCATGCTCCTGCCTGGCTGTGTGGACCAGCACCCGGCCGTCACGCCGGACACGGACCGGGCGGTACCTCTCTCCCCGGCGGTCGTCCTCACACCGACCGCATCGGATACGGCATTCGCCGAGATCTCGCCGGACATTGCGCCGTCCGACACGCCGGCGTACCGACTTGTCGCCACGTCCCGCGCGGCGGTGGAGCTCTGCGACAGGCTGGGGCTCACGCTCGTCGGCCGCCCGGCACTGGAAGGGCTGCCGGCGCGCTATGCAGACGTCGCCGAGACGGGGACTTCGATGGCCCCCGATCTGGAAACCATCCGGCTCTTGCGTCCCACCGAGATCATCGGCCCCGACACCCTGGCGGGCGACCTGGCGCCCGGCTATGAGAACGCGGGGCTGCCCGCCACTTTTTTGAACCTCCGCAGCGTCGCGGGGCTCTACGAGAGCGCCGTCTATCTGGGCAAGAAGTACGGACAGGCGGACCGGGCGCAGGCGATGGTCACGGAATATGAATCCTCGCTGGCGGATCTCGCGGCCGCGAAAGGGGATCGGGCGGGTCCCACGGTGCTGATTCTGATGGGGCTGCCCGGCGCGTACGTCTCGTGCACACCCCACTCCTACGCCGGCAGTCTGGTGGAGATGGGCGGCGGCGTCAATGTCGTGACCGACCCGGCGGACTCCTTTGTGAGCTGGAACACCGAGGCGCTGCTGGCGCTCGACCCGGACATCATCCTGCGCACCGCCCACGCGCTGCCGGACCAAGTGGCGGAGATGTTCGCGAAAGAGTTTTCGGAAAACGAGATCTGGCGTCACTTCCGCGCCGTGCGGGAAGGGCGCGTCTACGACCTCGACAGCGAGGTGTTCGGCATGAGCGCGAACTTCCGCTGGCCGGAGGCGGTCGCCCGGATGCAGGCCCTCTTCTACGGGGCAGAGGCCCCATGA
- a CDS encoding threonylcarbamoyl-AMP synthase, which produces MSRIHTMLLTASSPDDIASAGRLLRAGRLVAVPTETVYGLAANALDPAAVARVFEAKGRPADNPLIVHIAEPEDLTALCREILPAALTLAQRFWPGPLTLVLPRRAVVPDVVTAGLPTVAVRLPALPATRAVIRAAGTPLAAPSANLAGRPSPTTADHVRADLGGRIDAILDGGPCQWGIESTVVSVAHHPPRLLRPGGVTRESLCDVIPNLMIDPAVQGALADGETPSAPGMKYRHYAPRAPLTILCGPVSRAADYVRRQSGPTAVLCFDEEWDDFAGLSRVSYGSRADPLSLARSLFDALRRLDALGARQLFARCPEGGGVEAAVQNRLRKAAGFQALDV; this is translated from the coding sequence ATGAGTCGGATCCACACCATGCTTCTGACGGCTTCTTCGCCGGACGACATCGCCTCCGCGGGCCGATTGCTGCGCGCGGGGCGGCTGGTCGCGGTACCCACTGAGACGGTGTACGGCCTCGCGGCCAACGCCCTGGACCCGGCCGCCGTGGCGCGCGTCTTCGAGGCCAAGGGCCGCCCGGCTGACAACCCCCTCATCGTGCATATCGCCGAACCCGAGGATCTGACGGCGCTGTGCCGGGAAATCCTACCGGCCGCGCTGACGCTGGCCCAGCGCTTCTGGCCGGGTCCGCTCACCCTGGTGCTGCCCCGGCGTGCCGTCGTGCCCGATGTAGTGACGGCCGGACTGCCCACCGTGGCGGTCCGCCTGCCCGCCCTGCCGGCCACCCGCGCGGTCATCCGGGCCGCCGGAACACCGCTGGCCGCTCCCTCCGCCAACCTGGCCGGCCGGCCCAGCCCCACGACGGCAGATCATGTCCGAGCGGACCTCGGAGGGCGGATCGACGCCATTCTGGACGGCGGCCCCTGCCAGTGGGGCATCGAATCCACCGTGGTAAGTGTGGCGCACCACCCGCCGAGACTGCTCCGACCGGGCGGCGTCACGCGGGAGTCGCTCTGCGACGTGATCCCCAACTTGATGATCGACCCGGCGGTACAGGGGGCACTGGCCGACGGCGAAACCCCCAGCGCACCCGGTATGAAATACCGCCACTACGCCCCCCGCGCGCCGCTCACCATCCTGTGCGGCCCGGTCAGTCGGGCCGCGGACTACGTCCGCCGTCAGTCCGGACCCACTGCCGTGCTCTGCTTTGACGAGGAGTGGGACGACTTCGCGGGCCTCTCCCGGGTGAGCTACGGTTCGCGAGCCGATCCGCTCTCGCTGGCCCGTTCGCTCTTCGACGCGTTGCGCCGGCTCGACGCCCTGGGCGCGCGGCAGCTCTTCGCCCGCTGCCCCGAGGGCGGCGGTGTGGAAGCCGCTGTCCAAAACCGTCTGCGCAAAGCCGCCGGCTTTCAAGCGCTGGACGTTTAA
- a CDS encoding MarR family transcriptional regulator, translating to MSITARQYQYLLYLRNRPGKSRTLAALAGYFDVSRSTAFDVVAALEKKELVCKGENEIRLTAAGQKAIAPLWERYEDSVVFLREDMCYTDREARALALFFLCHVPENLAGVAAGRQIARHAARRVRFAKHEALSNIPDGMYRVNFTVFQPEKPVTSMGDIGFRKPARLLFFNRCCALELRSRTIRYQNRETGRLIRGQLDRLYFHQTDTWHEVREDNGRWLIPGDAIRLRRGDGGLEGSVRIRARAEACGMPESEADLVLFLKQSDLKEHLFSPGG from the coding sequence ATGTCCATCACGGCAAGGCAGTATCAATATCTGCTGTACCTGCGCAACCGGCCCGGCAAAAGCCGGACGCTCGCCGCGCTGGCCGGCTACTTTGACGTCAGCCGGAGCACGGCCTTTGACGTCGTCGCGGCGCTGGAGAAGAAGGAACTCGTGTGCAAGGGTGAAAACGAGATCCGGCTCACCGCAGCGGGGCAGAAAGCCATCGCGCCCCTGTGGGAGCGGTATGAGGACTCCGTCGTCTTTCTCCGGGAGGACATGTGTTACACGGACCGCGAGGCACGGGCGCTGGCACTGTTCTTCCTCTGTCACGTGCCGGAGAACCTGGCCGGGGTCGCCGCCGGCCGCCAGATCGCCCGTCACGCCGCGCGCCGGGTCCGGTTTGCGAAACACGAGGCGCTGTCCAACATCCCGGACGGCATGTACCGGGTGAATTTTACCGTGTTCCAGCCGGAAAAACCGGTGACGTCAATGGGCGACATCGGCTTTCGTAAGCCCGCCCGCCTGCTGTTCTTCAACCGATGCTGCGCGCTGGAACTGCGATCTCGGACCATCCGCTACCAAAACCGCGAGACCGGCCGCCTGATCCGCGGGCAGCTCGACCGCCTCTATTTCCATCAGACGGATACCTGGCACGAAGTGCGCGAGGACAATGGACGCTGGCTGATCCCTGGCGACGCAATCCGTCTGCGCCGCGGCGACGGCGGTCTGGAGGGAAGCGTCCGTATCCGGGCGCGGGCAGAGGCCTGCGGCATGCCCGAGAGCGAGGCGGATCTCGTGCTGTTTTTGAAACAGAGCGACCTCAAAGAGCACCTCTTTTCGCCCGGAGGTTAG
- the coaE gene encoding dephospho-CoA kinase (Dephospho-CoA kinase (CoaE) performs the final step in coenzyme A biosynthesis.), with protein sequence MIVIGLTGGSGTGKTTVMGVWAGLGAYCIDADEVYHRLLQTDTALEEAIRRAFPAAFSGDRLDRKALGRIVFADVDRRRILETLTHGAVIREIERLLAAARRGGHRVAAVDAVALLDGPLAARCAALVCVLAPLEARLARIVARDGVDVAYARARAAAGRRDEDYRVRCDFVLENNADPAALARAAEVLYRQLTGNR encoded by the coding sequence ATGATTGTCATCGGGCTGACCGGCGGGTCCGGTACGGGAAAGACCACGGTGATGGGCGTGTGGGCCGGCCTCGGCGCGTATTGCATCGACGCCGACGAGGTGTACCACCGCCTGTTACAGACGGACACGGCCCTGGAGGAGGCCATCCGGCGCGCGTTCCCGGCGGCGTTCTCCGGCGACCGGTTGGACCGCAAAGCGCTGGGACGCATCGTGTTCGCCGACGTGGACCGACGGCGGATTCTGGAGACGCTCACCCACGGCGCCGTCATCCGCGAGATCGAACGGTTGCTGGCGGCGGCGCGGCGCGGCGGGCACCGGGTGGCCGCCGTGGACGCCGTGGCGCTGCTGGACGGGCCGCTGGCCGCGCGTTGCGCGGCGCTCGTGTGCGTGCTGGCGCCGCTCGAGGCCCGGTTGGCGCGTATCGTCGCGCGGGACGGCGTGGACGTCGCCTACGCGCGGGCCCGCGCGGCCGCCGGGCGGCGCGACGAGGACTACCGCGTCCGCTGCGACTTTGTGCTCGAAAACAACGCGGACCCGGCCGCCCTCGCCCGCGCCGCCGAGGTTCTCTACCGCCAGCTCACCGGAAACAGGTAA